The Diabrotica undecimpunctata isolate CICGRU chromosome 3, icDiaUnde3, whole genome shotgun sequence genome includes the window TAAAATTTCACAAAGAGCATATAAAACAAAAATCGTCTCTTAGGTCCGCTTGCCATTATGctaaattcagtactgaatttagcactaaaaatattgtatctacAAAATAGGTGCGCGCGCCGATTCAGTACTAAAAATTAGAACATGTTCTAATTTCTTGTACTAAAAATGATCCAATATTAACTTAAACTGAGGTTATGTTATACGTATGTTTCTATGTttatgctttgtttttaaatatgtggAGTCAGAAGCAAATAGAAAATTTAATCGAACTATATAAAGCAAATCCTTGTTTATATGTGCCAAAGCATTCATTGTATAAAAATAGGAATGCGAGAGTAGAAGCTTTGGAAGAAATAAAGGCGGAATTGTATAAACTCTGTGTAGATGTAAGTGTGGCAGAGATAAAAGCCAAGTTTAACAATTTAAGAACTAACTTTTTACAACAGCATAGAAGATATTTATCATCTATAAAAAGCGGAGCTGGTAGCGATGATGTAAGTAATATTTCTATTACATTATGGCTTTTTATGTCTATTTGTTGGGCTAATTTGATTAGAATTTTGTTAACACTGA containing:
- the LOC140436921 gene encoding uncharacterized protein — protein: MLYVCFYVYALFLNMWSQKQIENLIELYKANPCLYVPKHSLYKNRNARVEALEEIKAELYKLCVDVSVAEIKAKFNNLRTNFLQQHRRYLSSIKSGAGSDDIDKPTLWYYEKILFVAEHCIPRCSQDSLSALTILPANENATMDYVQENEIHLISSQNQEEEIENFQNYDYCISPSTSQNLPTPSLRDSTPLEEILLERV